The Fusobacterium necrophorum subsp. necrophorum genome has a window encoding:
- a CDS encoding type III toxin-antitoxin system ToxN/AbiQ family toxin, whose translation MYWCSIDKEYIQFLKTIDSRIPHAEYGKEYFKPFFAPLFERNGLVYVSQISSAKPRHNKLKEDLDFFKIYSDKTKKLISVVNINFMFPVPKNKITFVKYSEIDKYRKFENLIEKSNYIHLLKYELKKIDEKNIAAKAEKLYEIISYSSGYENIKKRCLNFLKLEKIVLEREEEKKKMV comes from the coding sequence ATGTACTGGTGTAGTATTGATAAAGAATATATTCAATTTTTAAAAACAATAGATTCCAGGATTCCGCATGCAGAATATGGGAAAGAGTATTTTAAACCTTTTTTTGCTCCTTTATTTGAGAGAAACGGACTTGTTTATGTTTCACAAATTTCTTCAGCAAAACCAAGGCATAACAAATTAAAAGAAGATTTAGATTTTTTTAAAATATATAGTGATAAAACTAAAAAGTTAATTAGTGTTGTTAATATTAATTTTATGTTTCCTGTTCCAAAAAACAAAATCACTTTTGTTAAATATTCAGAAATAGATAAATATAGAAAATTTGAAAACTTGATTGAAAAATCGAACTATATTCATTTATTAAAATATGAATTAAAAAAAATAGATGAAAAGAATATAGCAGCAAAAGCAGAAAAATTATATGAAATCATTTCTTATTCCTCGGGATATGAAAATATAAAAAAAAGATGCCTCAATTTTTTAAAATTGGAGAAAATTGTGTTAGAACGAGAAGAAGAAAAAAAGAAAATGGTATAG
- a CDS encoding amidohydrolase translates to MKKFLEKNIKDIEKEIIKWRRHIHKNPELSNQEKNTSEYIAKILENLGINYERQKNNYGIIAKILGKHPGKKIAFRADMDALPVQEKNEVSYKSQKNGIMHACGHDAHMAILLGTAKILKKFEKHINGEILLIFQPAEEASPQGGAKRIIASKALEGIDRIYGLHVWPEKEVGKIVLKKGPCMAASDHFFIDITGKAGHAAEPDKSIDALVAAANWIVAAQSILSREISPMENIVFSIGTMNAGVRYNVVAESVKIEGTCRTFNPAVRDFIEKRLSDSLNAIDNFFGTKSSLDYERGYCSLINDEEAVEFAKEVFKKYIGEEFVIEAKEPSMCAEDFAFYLNDYKGAFFWLGTGYEGNEPLHNPKFNIDESILKKGVLLFSSLALEFLK, encoded by the coding sequence ATGAAAAAATTTCTTGAAAAAAATATAAAAGATATTGAAAAAGAGATAATAAAGTGGAGACGACATATCCATAAAAACCCTGAATTATCAAATCAAGAAAAAAATACTTCTGAATATATTGCAAAAATTCTTGAAAATTTAGGTATTAACTATGAAAGACAAAAAAATAATTATGGAATTATTGCAAAAATTTTGGGTAAACATCCCGGTAAAAAAATTGCATTTAGAGCTGATATGGATGCCTTACCAGTACAAGAAAAAAATGAAGTCTCTTATAAGTCTCAAAAAAATGGTATTATGCACGCCTGTGGACATGATGCACATATGGCTATCCTTTTGGGAACTGCAAAAATTTTAAAGAAATTTGAAAAACATATAAATGGTGAGATTTTACTGATTTTTCAACCTGCTGAAGAAGCTTCTCCCCAAGGCGGTGCTAAAAGAATTATAGCAAGCAAAGCTCTTGAAGGAATTGATAGAATTTATGGATTGCATGTTTGGCCTGAAAAAGAAGTTGGAAAAATAGTATTAAAAAAAGGTCCTTGTATGGCTGCCTCTGATCATTTTTTCATAGATATTACCGGTAAAGCTGGACACGCAGCAGAACCCGATAAAAGTATCGATGCTTTAGTTGCAGCTGCAAACTGGATTGTAGCTGCTCAATCTATTCTTTCAAGGGAAATTAGTCCTATGGAAAATATTGTTTTTAGTATTGGAACTATGAATGCCGGGGTTAGATACAATGTAGTTGCTGAAAGTGTTAAAATAGAAGGAACGTGTAGAACTTTTAATCCAGCTGTTAGAGATTTTATTGAAAAAAGACTGAGTGATAGCTTAAATGCCATAGATAATTTTTTTGGAACTAAGAGTTCTCTTGATTATGAAAGAGGATATTGCTCTTTAATCAATGATGAGGAAGCTGTTGAATTTGCTAAAGAAGTTTTTAAAAAATACATAGGAGAAGAATTCGTAATAGAAGCTAAAGAACCATCAATGTGTGCAGAAGATTTTGCATTTTATTTAAATGACTATAAGGGTGCTTTTTTTTGGCTGGGTACAGGTTATGAAGGAAATGAACCCCTTCATAATCCAAAATTCAATATTGACGAAAGTATTTTAAAAAAAGGGGTTCTTTTATTTAGTTCTTTGGCTCTTGAATTTTTAAAATAA
- a CDS encoding AbgT family transporter translates to MSKQNSKNIFFNKFIEVIEIIGNKLPHPFWLFTFLCILTLIASTFFSYLGTSVEYLSAQAEGAEMMIVKVQNLLSYAEMREFLSNLVKTYITFPPLGLVVVMMMGVALIEQTGLLSSLIRKMILKAPSYIVTSILIFIGINSSIASDAGILFTPTIGAVIFKALGRNPWIGIITGYAAASGGLSASLFISSTDVVLAGITESAAKAMNILGATSPVINWYFMSAMTIVLTIVLTIVTEKILVKILDEPFSTNIEKNEKLKYELTKNENRGLFYAGISFIIFIFIILYLSIPINSFFRNDIGTFLPKSPLMSSILPIIFSIFFISGTAYGIGAKTITKLEDIPKLMQKQLNGMTSILVTMFPASMFVYLFGRSKLAVIIAVKGADRIKNLEIGAVPLIILLVLLCTLLNLFIGSASAKWLILAPIFVPMFSIVGFSPALTQAAYRIGDGGTNIISPIAGAVPIILGLLEQYKSENYNKKIGVGTMISLELPFSITLIVIQTGALILWLIFNIPLGPNANVLI, encoded by the coding sequence ATGTCAAAGCAAAATTCAAAAAACATTTTTTTTAATAAATTTATAGAAGTTATAGAAATTATTGGGAATAAACTTCCTCACCCTTTTTGGTTATTTACATTTCTATGTATTCTTACATTAATTGCATCAACTTTCTTTAGTTATTTAGGTACTTCAGTAGAATATTTATCTGCGCAAGCTGAAGGGGCAGAGATGATGATTGTAAAAGTTCAAAATCTTTTATCTTATGCAGAAATGAGAGAATTTTTATCTAATTTAGTTAAAACCTATATTACTTTTCCACCATTAGGATTAGTTGTAGTTATGATGATGGGGGTTGCTCTCATTGAACAAACTGGTTTGCTTTCCTCTCTCATAAGGAAAATGATTTTAAAAGCTCCTTCTTATATTGTAACATCTATTTTAATTTTTATTGGAATTAACTCAAGTATTGCATCTGATGCAGGAATACTTTTTACACCAACTATTGGTGCAGTTATTTTTAAAGCCCTTGGTAGGAATCCATGGATTGGAATTATAACTGGATATGCTGCTGCCTCCGGTGGTCTTAGTGCCAGTCTTTTTATTTCCAGTACAGATGTAGTTCTGGCTGGAATTACAGAAAGTGCTGCAAAAGCTATGAATATACTGGGTGCCACTTCTCCTGTGATTAATTGGTATTTTATGTCTGCTATGACCATTGTTTTAACCATTGTTTTAACTATTGTAACTGAAAAAATTCTAGTAAAAATACTTGATGAGCCCTTTTCTACAAATATTGAAAAAAATGAAAAATTAAAATATGAATTAACAAAAAATGAAAATAGAGGATTATTTTATGCTGGAATTAGTTTTATAATTTTTATATTTATAATTCTATATCTATCCATTCCTATTAATTCATTTTTTAGAAATGATATTGGAACATTTCTACCTAAATCTCCATTGATGTCATCTATTTTACCCATTATTTTTTCTATATTTTTTATCAGTGGTACTGCTTATGGAATAGGAGCAAAGACTATTACAAAGCTTGAAGATATTCCTAAATTAATGCAAAAGCAACTAAATGGAATGACATCTATTTTAGTTACTATGTTTCCAGCTTCTATGTTTGTTTACTTATTTGGACGAAGTAAGCTGGCTGTTATTATTGCAGTAAAAGGCGCCGATAGAATTAAAAATTTAGAAATAGGAGCTGTCCCTCTTATTATCTTATTAGTTCTATTATGTACTTTATTAAACCTCTTTATAGGAAGTGCTTCTGCAAAATGGTTAATATTAGCTCCTATTTTTGTTCCAATGTTTTCTATTGTCGGATTTTCTCCAGCACTTACTCAAGCAGCCTATCGTATAGGTGATGGGGGAACAAATATTATTTCTCCTATAGCTGGAGCTGTTCCTATTATTCTTGGACTTTTAGAACAGTACAAGTCAGAAAACTACAACAAAAAAATTGGAGTTGGAACAATGATTTCCTTGGAACTTCCCTTTTCAATTACACTCATAGTTATTCAAACTGGAGCTCTTATTTTATGGCTTATTTTTAATATCCCTTTAGGTCCTAATGCTAATGTCTTAATCTAA
- a CDS encoding M20 family metallopeptidase has protein sequence MIELSILKNEIQNLNDTLIKIRHHLHENPELSMQEFQTTNFIVDTLKSFGINDVKTISNTGVVALINSSKKKCIALRADIDALPICEASISTFSSKNKGISHMCGHDIHTTCLLGAAYILNKYKTKLDVSIKLIFQPGEEIGKGAKFMIEHKVLENPTPRAIIALHCWPGTKAGTIFHRSGQICASSDTFHITIKGKQGHAAHPYKAIDPIIIAGNLICGIQNLISREISPLESAVITLSSINSNSASNVIPEIVKISGSIRTLSSNIREFIHRRLFEVTEGISKTFRGEAEIKIIKGTPVLINDEKISNLIETVCQNVLGKENVIFNPFPSMGSEDFSYYLEKIPGAMYRLGCGFSNKENFSLHSNNFFPNEGCISTGVLTLVTIANNCFQI, from the coding sequence ATGATAGAACTATCTATTTTAAAAAATGAAATTCAAAATTTAAATGATACTTTAATAAAAATTAGACATCACTTGCATGAAAATCCTGAATTATCAATGCAAGAATTCCAAACAACAAATTTTATTGTTGATACCCTAAAAAGTTTTGGAATAAATGATGTAAAGACTATTTCCAATACTGGAGTAGTTGCTTTAATAAATTCCAGCAAGAAAAAATGTATTGCTCTTAGAGCAGACATTGATGCTCTCCCAATATGTGAAGCTTCTATCTCTACCTTTTCTTCAAAAAATAAGGGTATTTCTCATATGTGTGGACATGATATTCATACTACTTGTCTTTTGGGAGCAGCTTATATACTAAATAAATATAAAACAAAACTTGATGTCTCTATAAAACTTATATTTCAACCAGGTGAAGAAATTGGTAAAGGAGCAAAGTTTATGATAGAGCATAAAGTTTTAGAAAATCCTACTCCTAGGGCTATTATTGCTTTACATTGCTGGCCTGGTACTAAAGCAGGTACAATTTTTCATCGTTCAGGACAAATTTGTGCTTCTTCAGATACTTTTCATATTACTATAAAAGGAAAACAAGGACATGCTGCACATCCTTATAAAGCTATAGATCCTATAATAATTGCTGGAAATCTCATATGTGGAATACAAAATTTAATATCTCGAGAAATTTCTCCTTTAGAATCTGCTGTAATCACTTTATCTTCTATAAATAGTAACTCTGCATCCAATGTTATACCAGAAATTGTTAAAATATCTGGAAGTATTAGAACTTTATCTTCAAATATTAGAGAATTTATACATAGAAGATTATTTGAAGTTACTGAGGGAATTTCAAAAACATTTAGAGGAGAAGCTGAAATAAAAATTATAAAAGGTACTCCTGTACTAATAAATGATGAAAAAATTTCCAATTTAATTGAAACTGTGTGCCAAAATGTATTAGGGAAAGAAAATGTTATTTTTAATCCCTTTCCCAGTATGGGGTCAGAGGATTTTTCATATTATCTTGAAAAAATTCCAGGAGCAATGTATCGATTGGGATGCGGTTTTTCGAATAAAGAAAATTTCTCTCTGCATTCTAATAATTTTTTCCCAAATGAGGGTTGTATAAGTACTGGAGTATTAACATTAGTAACGATTGCAAATAATTGTTTTCAAATATAA
- a CDS encoding IS256 family transposase, whose amino-acid sequence MKEKKEVYKVKPLTEGKKNIIASLIEEYDIKTTQDIQEALKDLLGGTIKSMLEAEMEEHIGYEKYQHSDGTNYRNGTKKKNVRSTYGELQLEVPQDRNSTFDPQIVKKRQKDISEIDQKIINMYARGLTTRQISEQIEDIYGFECSESFISNVTDKILQDIQDWQNRPLDEVYPIIFIDATHFSVREDNRIKKIAAYVVLGISKDGMKEVLSLEIGENESSKYWLGVLNGLKNRGIKDIMVICADGLTGIKEAIAAAFPQTEYQRCVVHQVRNTLKYVSYKEKKEFASYLKSIYLAVTETQAMENLDKVTEKWEEKYPNTMTSWYQNWDVLTPIFKFSLEVRKVIYTTNAIESLNSTYKKLNRQKTVYPSDKALLKVLYLSTMEATKKWNQPLRNWGKVYGEFSIMYEGRFRD is encoded by the coding sequence ATGAAAGAAAAAAAAGAAGTTTACAAAGTAAAACCATTAACGGAAGGAAAGAAAAATATTATTGCTTCTTTAATTGAAGAATATGATATTAAAACTACTCAGGATATCCAAGAAGCTCTTAAAGACCTCTTAGGTGGAACTATTAAGTCTATGTTAGAAGCTGAAATGGAGGAACACATTGGTTATGAGAAGTATCAGCATTCTGATGGTACTAATTATCGTAATGGTACTAAAAAGAAAAATGTTCGTTCTACTTATGGTGAATTGCAACTTGAAGTTCCACAAGATAGAAATTCTACTTTTGATCCTCAAATAGTTAAAAAGAGACAAAAAGATATTTCTGAAATTGATCAAAAAATCATAAACATGTATGCGCGTGGTTTAACTACTAGACAAATATCTGAACAAATTGAAGATATATATGGCTTTGAATGTTCTGAAAGCTTCATCTCTAATGTTACTGATAAAATATTACAAGATATTCAAGATTGGCAAAATAGACCCCTAGATGAAGTCTATCCAATTATCTTCATTGATGCAACACACTTTTCTGTTAGAGAAGATAATAGAATTAAGAAAATAGCTGCTTATGTAGTATTAGGAATATCAAAAGATGGAATGAAAGAAGTACTTAGTTTAGAGATAGGAGAAAATGAAAGCAGTAAATATTGGTTAGGAGTTTTAAATGGATTAAAAAATAGAGGTATTAAAGATATCATGGTAATCTGCGCTGATGGATTAACAGGAATAAAAGAAGCTATTGCAGCTGCATTCCCACAAACAGAGTATCAACGTTGTGTAGTTCATCAAGTAAGAAATACTTTAAAATATGTATCGTACAAAGAGAAAAAAGAATTTGCCTCATATTTAAAAAGTATATATCTAGCAGTAACAGAAACACAAGCTATGGAAAATCTAGATAAAGTAACAGAAAAATGGGAAGAAAAATATCCAAATACAATGACAAGTTGGTATCAAAATTGGGATGTTTTAACACCAATATTTAAATTTTCATTAGAGGTAAGAAAAGTAATATATACAACAAATGCAATAGAAAGCTTAAATAGTACTTACAAGAAATTAAATAGACAAAAAACAGTATATCCAAGCGATAAAGCACTATTAAAAGTATTGTATTTATCAACAATGGAAGCAACAAAGAAATGGAATCAACCACTAAGAAATTGGGGAAAAGTATATGGAGAATTTAGTATAATGTATGAGGGAAGATTTAGAGATTAA
- a CDS encoding cysteine hydrolase → MSNKKIMKDSFDFLHTALIIVDMQNDFLLEDAPICCPGGLDIVKNIKKLARYFRTNNQPVIFTQDEHQKQDFGLELDREEPEHCLEGTCGVDFYKDLKPYENDYIIKKHRYSAFFATDLDLLLRRLDMNTLILTGVATDVCVEATAQDAQQLGYHVIVIPECVAGTSFIAHQAALDHIKYIGGKVISLNTSIRALSILSK, encoded by the coding sequence TTGTCAAATAAAAAAATTATGAAAGATTCTTTTGATTTTCTTCACACTGCACTAATTATCGTAGATATGCAGAATGATTTTTTACTTGAAGATGCTCCTATTTGTTGTCCTGGCGGATTAGATATTGTAAAGAATATAAAAAAACTAGCCAGATATTTTAGGACAAATAATCAGCCGGTTATTTTTACACAAGATGAGCATCAGAAACAAGATTTTGGTTTAGAGTTAGATCGTGAAGAACCTGAGCATTGTTTAGAGGGAACTTGTGGGGTTGATTTTTATAAAGACTTAAAGCCTTATGAAAATGATTATATAATAAAAAAGCATAGATATAGTGCTTTTTTTGCAACTGATTTGGATTTATTGCTTCGAAGGCTTGATATGAATACTCTTATTTTAACCGGTGTTGCTACTGATGTATGTGTTGAAGCAACGGCACAAGATGCTCAACAATTAGGATATCATGTGATAGTAATTCCTGAATGTGTTGCAGGAACATCTTTCATAGCACATCAGGCGGCTTTGGATCATATAAAGTACATTGGGGGAAAAGTTATTTCACTTAATACAAGTATTAGAGCATTATCTATTCTGTCTAAATGA
- a CDS encoding flavodoxin: protein MKKIYLLITTILLTIIISVTAFGTDKKPLVVYFSRAGENYSVGIVQKGSTEIVAEMIAKETGADLFKIELVTPYPENYNETVRIARDEKRENARPKIKNKVNNLKDYDVVFLGYPIWHGDLPMAFYTFLDENDLSGKRIVLFSTHEGSGISRTDSTIRNYTKGKVVDNVLSIRGKRVQDSKAETDVKNWIKTLRDSKTI, encoded by the coding sequence ATGAAGAAAATATATCTTTTAATAACAACAATTTTATTGACTATAATTATATCAGTGACTGCTTTTGGAACTGATAAAAAACCATTAGTTGTATATTTTTCAAGAGCAGGAGAAAATTATAGTGTAGGAATAGTTCAAAAAGGTAGTACAGAAATTGTAGCAGAAATGATAGCAAAAGAAACAGGTGCGGATTTATTTAAAATTGAGCTGGTTACTCCTTATCCAGAAAACTATAATGAAACTGTAAGAATAGCAAGAGATGAAAAAAGAGAGAATGCTCGTCCTAAAATAAAAAATAAAGTAAATAATTTAAAAGATTATGATGTGGTATTCTTAGGTTATCCTATTTGGCATGGAGATTTACCAATGGCATTTTATACTTTTTTAGATGAAAATGACCTTTCAGGAAAAAGAATAGTATTATTCTCTACACATGAAGGAAGTGGAATTTCTAGGACTGACAGTACTATTAGAAACTACACAAAAGGAAAGGTTGTAGATAATGTACTTTCTATCAGAGGAAAAAGAGTTCAAGATTCAAAAGCAGAAACAGATGTCAAAAACTGGATAAAAACTTTAAGAGATAGCAAAACTATTTAA
- a CDS encoding aldo/keto reductase yields MKNVKLLNGVEMPILGFGVYQIPDLEECERVVSEAIEVGYRSIDTAQAYGNEEAVGNAIRKSGIDRKEFFITTKVWISNAGYEKAKASIDESLRKLQTDYIDLLLIHQPFGDYYGTYRAMEEYYKAGKLRAIGVSNFYPDRFVDIVNFVEIKPMVNQVETHVFNQQIIPQEIMREYGTQIESWGPFAEGRNNLFTNEILVKIGKKYNKTSAQVALRYLIQRDVVVIPKTVRKERMIQNFSVFDFELSEDDMKEILTLDQKESLFLSHHDPETVKFLVNYKG; encoded by the coding sequence ATGAAAAATGTAAAATTATTAAATGGAGTTGAAATGCCAATTTTAGGTTTTGGAGTGTATCAAATACCTGATTTAGAAGAATGTGAAAGAGTTGTCAGTGAAGCAATAGAAGTTGGATACCGTTCTATTGACACGGCACAGGCTTATGGAAATGAAGAAGCGGTAGGAAATGCCATAAGAAAAAGTGGAATAGACAGAAAAGAATTTTTCATAACAACAAAAGTTTGGATTTCAAATGCAGGCTATGAAAAAGCAAAAGCCTCTATTGATGAATCTCTTAGAAAATTACAAACAGATTATATAGATTTGTTATTGATACACCAGCCATTTGGCGATTATTATGGAACATATAGAGCTATGGAAGAATACTATAAAGCAGGAAAACTAAGAGCAATAGGGGTAAGTAATTTCTATCCCGATAGATTTGTAGATATAGTTAATTTTGTTGAAATTAAACCTATGGTAAATCAAGTTGAAACTCATGTATTTAATCAACAGATAATTCCACAAGAAATAATGAGAGAATATGGAACTCAAATTGAATCTTGGGGACCATTTGCAGAAGGTAGAAACAATCTTTTTACTAATGAAATATTAGTAAAAATTGGAAAGAAATATAACAAAACTTCAGCACAAGTAGCATTAAGATATTTAATTCAAAGAGATGTAGTCGTCATTCCAAAAACTGTAAGAAAAGAAAGAATGATACAAAACTTTTCTGTCTTTGACTTTGAATTAAGTGAAGACGATATGAAAGAAATTCTAACATTAGATCAAAAAGAAAGTTTATTTTTATCACATCATGATCCTGAAACAGTGAAATTTTTAGTTAATTATAAAGGATAA
- a CDS encoding 1-deoxy-D-xylulose-5-phosphate synthase has protein sequence MYLENMNSPEDVKTLNIEEMKVLAKEIRETIITRDAKHGGHFGPNLGIVEATIALHYVFDSPKDKFVFDVSHQSYPHKILTGRRQAFTDEAHYDDVTGYSNQHESEHDHFILGHTSTSVSLAIGLAKARDVKGEAGNVVAIIGDGSLSGGEALEGLDFAGGTLNSNLIIVVNDNDMSIAENHGGLYKNLKLLRESDGKAEINLFKAMGLDYIYVKDGNNLEEMIEALKKVKDINHPIVLHIHTQKGKGYKLAELDKESWHYTMPFDIETGKLLNNDDSEDYTDVTKEYLIKKMKKDNTVVTITSGTPGTLGFSKKDRDEVGSQFIDVGIAEETAVAIASGMASKGAKPVYGVVSTFLQRTYDQLSQDLCINNNPATIVVYYAGAIGMTDVTHLGWFDMAMMANIPNLVYLAPTTKEEHLAMLEWSIEQQKHPVAIRIPGGQMVSTGKKVTKDFSKLNTYEVTQKGEKVAIIGLGTFYQLGEKVAKLYQEKTGVQATVINPIYITGVDEKLLEELKKDHSLVITLEDGILDGGFGEKIARFYGSSDTKVLNYGLKKEFLDRHDIGDLFTKNKLRADFIVEDLLKF, from the coding sequence ATGTATTTAGAAAACATGAATTCACCGGAGGATGTAAAAACATTAAATATTGAGGAAATGAAAGTTTTAGCAAAAGAGATAAGAGAAACTATCATAACAAGAGATGCTAAACACGGAGGACATTTTGGACCGAATTTGGGAATAGTTGAAGCAACAATAGCATTACATTATGTATTTGATTCCCCAAAAGATAAATTTGTATTTGATGTTTCTCATCAATCATATCCACACAAAATATTGACAGGAAGAAGACAAGCATTTACGGATGAAGCACATTATGATGATGTAACAGGATATAGTAATCAACATGAAAGTGAACATGATCATTTTATCTTAGGGCATACTTCAACATCAGTGAGTTTAGCAATAGGGCTTGCAAAAGCTAGAGATGTAAAAGGGGAAGCAGGAAATGTTGTGGCTATCATAGGAGATGGTTCTTTAAGTGGGGGAGAAGCACTAGAAGGTTTAGATTTTGCAGGGGGAACATTAAATAGTAATTTAATCATTGTTGTAAATGATAACGATATGTCCATAGCAGAAAATCACGGAGGGCTTTACAAAAATTTAAAATTGTTAAGAGAAAGTGATGGTAAAGCGGAAATAAATTTATTTAAGGCTATGGGATTGGATTATATCTATGTAAAAGATGGAAATAATTTGGAAGAAATGATAGAAGCATTAAAAAAAGTGAAAGATATCAATCACCCTATTGTGCTTCATATCCACACTCAAAAAGGAAAAGGATATAAACTTGCGGAATTAGATAAAGAATCTTGGCACTATACAATGCCATTTGATATAGAAACCGGAAAATTATTAAATAATGATGACAGTGAAGATTATACAGATGTAACAAAAGAGTATCTTATAAAGAAAATGAAAAAAGATAATACGGTTGTAACTATAACTTCCGGAACACCGGGTACATTAGGATTTTCTAAAAAAGATAGAGATGAAGTGGGGTCTCAATTTATAGATGTAGGCATAGCAGAAGAGACGGCAGTAGCTATTGCATCCGGAATGGCATCTAAGGGAGCAAAACCGGTTTATGGTGTTGTAAGTACATTTTTGCAAAGAACTTATGACCAATTATCTCAAGATTTATGTATCAATAATAATCCTGCAACAATAGTTGTGTATTATGCAGGAGCGATAGGAATGACAGATGTGACTCACCTTGGTTGGTTTGATATGGCTATGATGGCAAATATTCCTAACTTAGTTTATCTTGCACCTACAACAAAAGAAGAACATCTTGCTATGCTTGAATGGAGTATAGAACAACAAAAACATCCTGTTGCAATTCGTATACCCGGTGGACAAATGGTATCAACTGGAAAAAAAGTTACAAAAGATTTTTCTAAATTAAATACTTATGAAGTAACTCAAAAGGGAGAAAAAGTTGCAATTATAGGGTTAGGAACTTTCTATCAATTAGGAGAAAAGGTTGCTAAATTATATCAAGAAAAAACAGGAGTACAAGCAACAGTTATTAATCCTATATATATAACCGGTGTAGATGAAAAATTATTAGAAGAATTGAAAAAAGATCATAGCTTAGTGATAACTCTTGAAGATGGAATTTTAGATGGCGGTTTTGGAGAAAAAATTGCTAGATTCTATGGAAGTTCAGATACCAAAGTTTTAAATTATGGATTGAAGAAAGAATTTTTAGACAGACATGATATAGGAGATTTATTCACTAAAAATAAATTAAGAGCTGATTTCATTGTTGAAGATTTATTAAAGTTCTAA
- a CDS encoding MerR family transcriptional regulator, translating into MTIKEISEQLGVSQDTLRYYEKVGMIPPVTRTKGGIRDYQEDDIAWVKLATCMRNAGLPVKVMIDYLNLYKQGDSTIQVRCDLLKEQREKLLEQRKQIEETLERLNYKIARYEVAVETGKLTWDKE; encoded by the coding sequence ATGACAATAAAAGAAATAAGTGAACAATTAGGAGTTTCACAGGATACACTTAGATACTATGAAAAAGTTGGTATGATTCCACCAGTAACAAGAACAAAAGGAGGAATTAGAGATTATCAAGAAGATGATATTGCTTGGGTAAAACTTGCAACTTGTATGAGAAATGCAGGTTTGCCTGTGAAAGTGATGATAGATTATTTAAATTTATATAAACAAGGCGATTCAACAATTCAAGTAAGATGTGATCTTTTAAAAGAACAGAGAGAAAAATTGTTGGAGCAAAGAAAACAAATAGAAGAAACATTAGAAAGATTAAATTACAAAATTGCAAGATATGAAGTTGCAGTCGAAACAGGAAAATTAACTTGGGATAAAGAATAA
- a CDS encoding flavodoxin, whose translation MSKKLVAYFSHKGENYSRGNIIKLEKGNTEKVAEIISHILGADIFEIITEEKYPSKYDECIETAKKELREDSRPKLKQDIDIREYDTIFIGYPNWWGTMPMPVWTFLEGKNFNHKKILPFCTHEGSGMGRSESDIKKLANGAEVLKGLAIVGSDVNTSEKQIKKWLEDRLE comes from the coding sequence ATGAGTAAAAAATTAGTTGCATATTTCTCACATAAAGGAGAAAATTATTCAAGAGGAAATATTATTAAGTTAGAAAAAGGTAATACAGAAAAAGTAGCTGAAATTATCTCTCATATTTTAGGGGCAGATATATTTGAAATAATAACTGAGGAAAAATATCCTTCCAAATATGATGAGTGTATTGAAACGGCAAAGAAAGAACTTAGAGAAGACTCAAGACCTAAATTAAAACAAGATATAGATATTAGAGAATACGACACTATATTTATAGGTTATCCAAACTGGTGGGGAACTATGCCTATGCCAGTATGGACTTTTCTGGAAGGAAAAAACTTTAATCATAAAAAAATTTTACCGTTTTGCACCCATGAAGGAAGTGGAATGGGAAGAAGTGAAAGTGATATAAAAAAATTAGCAAATGGAGCAGAAGTATTAAAAGGATTGGCAATAGTTGGTTCAGATGTAAATACTTCAGAAAAGCAAATTAAAAAATGGTTGGAGGACAGACTAGAATGA